Proteins from a genomic interval of Tepidisphaeraceae bacterium:
- the argH gene encoding argininosuccinate lyase: protein MSNAPEKPQQEKSWQARIGEATDAIAQQFVESMSYDWRLYKVDIAGSIAHATMLEKVSLITAADREAIFVGLKEIEAEIYKDGPRWKGFKPELEDIHMCVESALTERIGEPGRKLHTGRSRNDQVATDLAMWLIKANDDLSSSLRSLCLTFVSLADKSPDVVLPAFTHLQRAQPISAGAEALAWASMFAADRSRLGTLLQETMKECPLGSGAIAGSSLPLAPVETVEALNEAVFAGEAGGWEENERFVLFDGPPGNSIERTASRDAACDFVYACAMIAQHLSRWAEQWIIYMTTEFGFIKIADRYTTSSSMMPQKRNPDMLELIRGRCGNVYGDLFALMTILKGLPIGYNRDLQEDKRIVFRAYDTVSQCLTMAAAIVNSASFDKERIEPTLDKGFLDATSLAEYLVTKGIPFRTAHHIVGTLVARCEKEGKHALGQLSVEAFNEVIESTKSDARVTDDVYTCLGAANVVKRYQSAGAAGGKPFEDQLKAWKERLGV from the coding sequence ATGAGCAACGCCCCCGAGAAGCCGCAACAAGAGAAGTCCTGGCAGGCCCGCATTGGCGAGGCGACCGACGCCATCGCGCAGCAGTTCGTCGAATCGATGAGCTACGACTGGCGGCTGTACAAGGTCGACATCGCCGGCAGCATCGCCCACGCGACGATGCTGGAAAAGGTCAGCCTGATCACCGCCGCTGACCGCGAAGCGATCTTCGTCGGCCTGAAGGAGATCGAGGCCGAGATCTACAAGGACGGGCCGCGGTGGAAGGGGTTCAAGCCGGAACTGGAAGACATCCACATGTGCGTGGAGAGCGCGCTGACGGAACGCATCGGCGAGCCGGGGCGGAAGCTGCATACCGGGCGGAGTCGAAATGATCAGGTGGCGACCGATTTGGCGATGTGGTTGATCAAGGCGAATGACGATCTGTCTTCGAGCCTGCGATCGCTGTGCCTGACATTCGTTTCGCTGGCCGACAAGTCACCCGACGTCGTGCTTCCCGCGTTCACCCATCTTCAACGAGCGCAACCCATCTCCGCCGGCGCTGAGGCGCTTGCCTGGGCGAGCATGTTTGCTGCGGATCGGTCGCGGCTCGGCACGTTGTTACAGGAAACCATGAAAGAGTGCCCGCTCGGCAGCGGTGCGATCGCAGGGTCATCACTGCCGTTGGCACCGGTGGAAACGGTAGAGGCATTGAACGAGGCCGTTTTTGCAGGAGAAGCCGGCGGGTGGGAGGAGAACGAACGATTCGTACTGTTTGACGGCCCCCCGGGTAACAGCATCGAGCGCACTGCCTCCCGCGACGCGGCCTGCGACTTCGTCTACGCCTGCGCCATGATCGCCCAGCACCTTTCCCGCTGGGCCGAGCAGTGGATCATTTATATGACGACCGAGTTCGGGTTCATCAAGATCGCCGATCGGTATACGACCAGCAGTTCGATGATGCCGCAGAAGCGGAACCCGGACATGCTCGAGCTGATCCGCGGGCGGTGCGGCAACGTCTACGGCGATCTGTTCGCGCTCATGACGATCCTGAAGGGCCTGCCCATCGGCTACAACCGCGATCTGCAGGAGGACAAGCGCATCGTCTTCCGCGCCTACGACACCGTCAGCCAGTGCCTCACCATGGCGGCGGCCATTGTGAACAGCGCATCGTTCGACAAGGAACGCATCGAGCCCACGCTCGACAAGGGGTTCCTCGATGCGACGTCGCTCGCGGAGTACCTCGTGACGAAGGGCATCCCGTTCCGCACGGCCCACCACATCGTCGGCACGCTCGTGGCGCGGTGCGAGAAGGAAGGCAAGCACGCGCTGGGGCAGCTGTCGGTTGAGGCGTTCAACGAGGTGATCGAATCGACCAAGAGCGACGCGCGCGTGACGGACGACGTCTACACCTGCCTGGGTGCCGCCAACGTCGTCAAACGCTACCAAAGCGCCGGCGCAGCAGGGGGCAAGCCGTTCGAGGATCAGTTGAAGGCATGGAAGGAACGGCTCGGGGTGTAA
- a CDS encoding phage portal protein produces the protein MIPDPKVLQQRLRDGTQRLLAIDGPRYRRLWAYYRNPMRVVAVDADDNGSHRPYRQAQEWGLPSRITGVRSATDPDQSQQVDGVARKEVVVENDIGWRVDTMVDSLFGKPLGISSLAPDPNRRQMISELLRLIVAQNGGVSFLQQIALLGGVYGFVDVLVKLDRTQKIPADALAALSMCGTGDLGHGTTCDDRATNESPAADAPSSASADSSTITPVDEPAPATTLPVTGLATVVDDAASDAARHATQAVSPDVLMHIARVIRLEIVEPARALPVLADTDVRVVQAYAQAYHAPRITTDKPQRAYKARWIDRVKRSAVGLMGARDPQDAPPAVGDEQDALIIDLITPTHWQRYEDERLVASGINALGIVPLVHVQNVAEPFAYEGASDVEPLVPLQDELNTRLSDRANRITLQSFKMYLGKGIEGFGDLAVTPGRMWSTDNMDANVIEFGGDAACPSEDAHIAEVREALDKTSGVTPIAAGAIKGRIGRLTSAAALRITLQALLNRTEKKRTTYGTAIERMCELSLAWLDVAGIFKTTPQERRVELTWPSPIPQNESELLEQAQAKLRVGVPPTTVLRELGY, from the coding sequence ATGATCCCAGACCCAAAGGTCCTCCAACAACGTCTGCGCGACGGCACCCAGCGGCTGCTCGCGATTGACGGCCCGCGGTATCGGCGGTTGTGGGCGTACTACCGCAACCCGATGCGCGTGGTCGCCGTCGACGCCGACGACAACGGTTCGCATCGCCCGTACCGGCAAGCGCAGGAGTGGGGCCTGCCGTCGCGCATCACCGGCGTGCGTAGCGCGACCGATCCCGATCAATCGCAGCAGGTTGACGGCGTGGCACGCAAGGAAGTCGTGGTCGAGAACGACATCGGCTGGCGCGTCGACACCATGGTCGACTCGCTGTTCGGCAAGCCGCTGGGCATCTCGTCGCTGGCGCCCGACCCGAATCGTCGCCAGATGATCAGCGAGCTGCTGCGCCTCATCGTGGCGCAGAACGGGGGCGTGTCGTTCCTGCAGCAGATCGCGCTGCTGGGCGGGGTGTACGGCTTCGTCGACGTGCTGGTGAAGCTCGACCGCACGCAGAAGATCCCGGCCGACGCGCTGGCGGCACTGTCGATGTGCGGCACAGGCGACCTGGGGCACGGCACCACGTGCGACGATCGCGCAACCAACGAATCTCCTGCCGCGGACGCGCCGTCGTCCGCATCGGCTGACTCGTCCACCATCACGCCGGTGGACGAGCCGGCGCCCGCCACCACGCTGCCCGTCACGGGGCTCGCGACGGTTGTCGACGATGCTGCTTCCGATGCGGCCCGGCACGCGACCCAAGCGGTGTCGCCCGATGTGCTGATGCACATCGCCCGGGTCATTCGGCTGGAGATCGTCGAACCGGCGCGGGCCCTGCCCGTCTTAGCCGACACGGACGTGCGCGTGGTGCAGGCGTACGCACAGGCGTACCACGCGCCGCGCATCACGACGGATAAACCGCAGCGGGCGTACAAGGCGCGCTGGATTGATCGCGTGAAGCGGTCGGCCGTCGGGCTGATGGGCGCACGCGACCCGCAGGACGCGCCACCCGCGGTGGGGGATGAGCAGGACGCGTTGATCATCGACCTGATCACGCCGACGCACTGGCAGCGGTACGAGGACGAACGGCTGGTGGCGTCGGGCATCAACGCGCTGGGCATCGTGCCACTGGTGCACGTGCAGAACGTGGCCGAGCCGTTCGCATACGAGGGCGCCAGCGACGTCGAACCACTGGTGCCGTTACAGGACGAGCTGAACACGCGCCTGAGCGACCGTGCCAATCGCATCACGCTGCAGAGCTTCAAGATGTACCTTGGTAAAGGCATCGAGGGATTCGGTGACCTGGCGGTGACGCCCGGGCGGATGTGGTCGACCGACAACATGGACGCCAACGTGATCGAGTTCGGCGGAGACGCCGCCTGCCCCAGCGAGGACGCCCACATCGCCGAGGTGCGCGAGGCGCTGGACAAGACCAGCGGCGTGACCCCGATCGCCGCCGGGGCCATCAAGGGGCGCATCGGACGGCTCACGAGTGCCGCGGCGCTGCGCATCACGCTGCAGGCGCTGCTGAACCGCACGGAGAAGAAGCGCACGACCTACGGCACCGCGATCGAGCGCATGTGCGAGCTGTCGCTCGCGTGGCTCGACGTCGCCGGCATCTTCAAGACCACGCCACAGGAACGCCGCGTCGAGCTGACTTGGCCGAGCCCGATTCCGCAGAACGAATCCGAACTGCTGGAGCAGGCGCAAGCCAAGCTGCGCGTCGGCGTGCCACCGACGACCGTGCTGCGGGAGCTGGGATATTGA